One Fusarium falciforme chromosome 12, complete sequence DNA window includes the following coding sequences:
- a CDS encoding Na-H-Exchanger domain-containing protein, whose translation MTHNIWAIPLQLTNFNLVVAVLGGFISLFGLVSYLLKENYYLSEALIALLAGVAFGPNGANFIRPNDYAQCEHHGVTESDCSDNLHSITLNFSRLVLGVQLVLAGVQLPSKYLWKEWKAVFLLVGPGMTAMWLATSVLVWGFTGRPSFLHALAVGACVTPTDPVLSAVIVKGKFADHNIPKDLQNLIVAESGTNDGLGYPFLFFALYLIKYVGSGATSGGAGDAMGLWFAFTWGYTIILSIIYGAVVGWVAKEMLHWAEERNYVDRESFLVFAISLALFVLGTCGLIGTDDVLACFIAGNTFTWDDWFRLETKDDSLQPTIDMLLNVTIFLWYGAAIPWELFNKNSVMPIWKLVVLGILVLILRRLPWVFAMHKWIPQIEEAKQAVFVGFFGPIGVSAIFYLFISLEFIQEHLSDGEDKPREDVQKLGETIRIVVWFLTVCSVVVHGLSIPLGKLGYLAPRTLSRVVSENMSDDARVVERRRKVPLIGSWLAGLSKGEPEPRPIRGPIVIASARPIRATPANRIDVSGTSTPRRDREIRFPDEIP comes from the exons ATGACGCACAATATCTGGGCGATTCCGCTCCAACTGACAAACTTCAACCTCGTCGTTGCCGTCCTCGGCGGCTTTATATCTCTGTTTGGGTTGGTGTCGTATCTGCTAAAGGAGAATTACTACCTCTCAGAGGCCC TCATTGCGCTCTTGGCAGGCGTCGCTTTTGGACCCAATGGTGCCAATTTTATTCGTCCGAACGATTATGCGCAGTGTGAGCACCATGGTGTGACAGAGAGCGATTGTTCCGATAACCTCCATTCCATCACGCTCAACTTTTCTCGACTTGTTCTAGGCGTGCAGCTGGTCCTCGCGGGCGTGCAACTTCCGAGTAAATATCTCTGGAAAGAATGGAAGGCCGTCTTTTTGCTTGTTGGCCCTGGAATGACGGCAATGTGGCTGGCCACGAGCGTGCTTGTCTGGGGCTTCACTGGGCGACCTAGCTTTTTGCATGCACTCGCTGTGGGAGCTTGTGTGACGCCTACGGATCCTGTCCTTTCCGCTGTCATTGTCAAGGGAAAATTTGCCGATCACAACATTCCCAAAGACCTGCAGAATCTCATTGTCGCCGAGTCGGGAACGAACGACGGCCTCGGTTATCcgttcctcttcttcgcccTGTACCTCATCAAGTACGTGGGCTCGGGAGCTACATCCGGAGGTGCTGGAGATGCCATGGGTCTTTGGTTCGCTTTTACCTGGGGATACACCATCATTCTGAGCATCATTTATGGTGCCGTTGTTGGATGGGTTGCCAAAGAGATGCTTCACTGGGCCGAGGAGCGCAATTACGTCGATCGCGAGAGCTTCCTCGTTTTTGCCATCTCGCTCGCCTTGTTTGTACTGGGAACTTGCGGATTGATCGGAACCGACGACGTTCTTGCTTGCTTCATCGCCGGCAACACGTTTACCTGGGATGATTGGTTCCGCCTCGAAACGAAAGATGATTCCCTGCAGCCAACTATCGACATGCTTCTCAACGTCACCATCTTCTTGTGGTACGGCGCAGCCATCCCCTGGGAGCTTTTCAACAAGAACTCAGTCATGCCAATCTGGAAGCTTGTGGTTctcggcatcctcgtcctcatcttgcGAAGGCTGCCGTGGGTGTTTGCCATGCACAAGTGGATTCCCCAGATCGAAGAGGCCAAGCAGGCTGTTTTTGTTGGATTCTTTGGCCCCATTGGTGTTTCGGCTATCTTTTACTTGTTCATCAGCTTGGAGTTTATTCAGGAGCACCTAAGCGATGGGGAAGACAAGCCTCGTGAGGATGTTCAGAAGTTGGGAGAGACGATTCGGATTGTTGTCTGGTTCCTTACTGTTTGCAGTGTT GTCGTTCATGGACTTAGTATCCCGCTAGGAAAACTGGGATATCTCGCACCAAGGACCCTTAGCCGCGTCGTCAGTGAGAACATGAGCGACGACGCACGCGTGGTGGAGCGACGTCGAAAGGTTCCCCTGATTGGATCATGGCTCGCTGGGCTCAGTAAGGGTGAGCCTGAGCCGAGACCTATCAGAGGTCCCATCGTCATTGCCAGTGCTCGTCCGATCCGGGCGACGCCGGCAAACCGCATCGATGTGTCGGGGACGAGCACTCCGAGACGAGACCGAGAGATTCGATTTCCCGATGAGATCCCCTAA